The following proteins are co-located in the Bacteroidota bacterium genome:
- a CDS encoding response regulator transcription factor: protein MLELLAPNETIKVKLSKREVEIITLLSHEFTSHEVATQLNISPRTVEGHKQTILKKTGKRCSVGIIMFGIRSGIIAL from the coding sequence ATGCTTGAATTATTAGCTCCAAATGAAACAATCAAGGTAAAACTCTCAAAAAGAGAAGTTGAAATCATTACTCTTTTATCCCATGAGTTTACTAGTCATGAAGTGGCCACGCAATTGAATATCAGCCCAAGAACTGTGGAAGGGCACAAACAAACAATATTAAAAAAAACGGGTAAGAGGTGCAGCGTTGGAATAATTATGTTTGGAATTCGAAGTGGGATTATAGCCCTCTAA
- a CDS encoding DUF2604 domain-containing protein has product MKGKEIYNSTVSITFSINKTQTIVENIDKTHALQIFIQKALEQTGNTGRPIDDWLVTYNDLNIDANKKVEEYKFPENAVVFLRLKCGPSWPENPQYKIFSLRQKQKLKH; this is encoded by the coding sequence ATGAAAGGTAAAGAAATCTATAATAGTACAGTTTCAATAACTTTTAGTATTAATAAAACCCAAACAATAGTTGAAAATATTGACAAAACTCATGCTTTGCAAATTTTCATTCAAAAAGCATTGGAACAAACTGGAAATACAGGAAGGCCGATAGATGATTGGCTGGTAACGTATAATGATTTAAATATAGATGCTAATAAAAAGGTAGAGGAATATAAATTCCCGGAAAATGCAGTGGTTTTTTTACGATTGAAATGTGGGCCAAGCTGGCCTGAAAATCCTCAGTACAAGATATTTTCATTGCGTCAGAAACAGAAACTTAAGCATTAA
- a CDS encoding amino acid adenylation domain-containing protein has translation MENLQNNQILINGFLNSVNQRPGSIALDVNNCLYTYAEMHEASVNIANAIVKHQHSANNYTAILASNSLSAYTGILGALLIGKTYVPLNKKNPVLRTWDMLNRSGANTLVVGKECLEYFIELLPLLKSALTVVLPDTANTDDLQLKYPQHKFCFSNEQDLQKEEYSELTQNTNPIAYLLFTSGSTGIPKGVQVTNENVCAYLNYISDRFDFSATDKFSQTFPLAFDLSVHDMFLCWKVGACLCVPSEDASPALLSSFIKEKNITVWFSVPSLALLLMKMRLLKNNVFPSLRFSLFCGEALTEKVTFQWQQAALNSRILNLYGPTEATIAIACYEWKKSQELNFCINGIVPIGKVFNTQNFCIVDENKKQVNFGENGELLLSGTQISPGYLDDQENIKKQYMKLPGFGDNVWYKTGDLVREDEQNNLHFSGRIDSQVKIRGFRVELLEIDNAIRKIVNNDWVATVVEEHNDTLYSFICKNPSETEISESEILAYCRTVLPWYMIPGKLVFIEKMPLNNNGKIDRNKLKDLIKC, from the coding sequence GTGGAAAATCTTCAAAATAACCAGATATTAATAAACGGGTTTCTGAATTCTGTTAATCAGCGCCCTGGATCCATTGCCCTGGATGTAAATAACTGTTTGTACACCTATGCAGAAATGCATGAAGCATCAGTTAATATTGCCAATGCAATTGTAAAACATCAACATAGTGCTAATAATTATACGGCCATATTGGCCTCCAATAGCTTAAGTGCCTATACCGGTATCCTTGGTGCATTACTTATTGGAAAGACATACGTTCCATTAAACAAAAAAAATCCAGTGTTAAGAACTTGGGATATGCTCAATCGATCTGGTGCAAACACATTGGTAGTTGGTAAAGAATGCCTGGAATATTTTATTGAATTATTACCGCTTCTAAAATCCGCCCTAACTGTGGTGCTTCCCGATACTGCAAACACCGATGATTTACAATTAAAATACCCACAGCACAAGTTTTGTTTTTCCAATGAACAAGACTTACAAAAAGAAGAATATAGTGAGTTAACACAGAATACCAATCCCATTGCTTATCTTTTATTCACCTCTGGAAGCACAGGAATACCAAAAGGAGTGCAGGTTACAAATGAGAATGTATGCGCTTATCTGAATTATATTTCCGATCGTTTTGATTTTAGTGCAACTGACAAATTTTCTCAAACATTTCCGCTTGCTTTTGATTTGAGTGTTCATGATATGTTTCTTTGCTGGAAAGTTGGCGCATGCCTGTGCGTTCCAAGTGAGGATGCCTCCCCTGCTCTATTATCCTCCTTTATTAAGGAAAAAAATATTACTGTATGGTTTTCAGTTCCATCCCTTGCATTGCTATTAATGAAAATGCGGTTGCTTAAAAACAATGTTTTTCCAAGCTTGCGCTTTAGCCTTTTTTGTGGTGAAGCCTTAACCGAAAAAGTTACTTTTCAATGGCAACAGGCAGCTTTAAATTCAAGAATTCTAAATCTCTATGGCCCTACTGAAGCAACTATTGCAATAGCCTGTTATGAGTGGAAAAAATCACAGGAATTGAATTTTTGCATCAATGGAATTGTGCCAATTGGTAAAGTATTTAACACACAAAATTTCTGCATTGTAGATGAAAATAAAAAACAGGTAAATTTTGGTGAAAATGGAGAACTTTTATTAAGTGGAACACAAATTAGCCCTGGATATTTAGACGACCAGGAGAACATTAAAAAACAATACATGAAATTACCCGGATTTGGAGATAACGTTTGGTATAAAACCGGGGATTTGGTAAGGGAAGATGAACAAAACAATTTGCATTTTTCAGGAAGAATAGACAGCCAGGTTAAAATCAGGGGATTTAGAGTGGAGTTATTGGAGATAGATAATGCAATAAGAAAAATAGTAAACAATGATTGGGTGGCAACAGTGGTTGAGGAGCATAATGATACATTATATTCGTTTATTTGCAAAAATCCATCTGAAACAGAAATAAGTGAAAGTGAAATTCTGGCATATTGCCGTACTGTTTTACCCTGGTATATGATTCCTGGCAAATTAGTATTTATTGAAAAAATGCCGTTGAATAACAATGGAAAAATTGACAGAAATAAGCTTAAAGATTTGATCAAATGCTAG
- a CDS encoding acyl carrier protein: protein MEKEITTFILEQLDKRLIRIGMQRKEITPNFDLVKSGLLDSMSFVDLVVEIEKKFNTEIDFELAFQNADFTTISGLIQTIEKQLK, encoded by the coding sequence ATGGAAAAAGAAATAACAACATTTATTTTAGAACAATTGGATAAGAGATTAATACGCATAGGCATGCAGAGAAAGGAAATAACTCCAAATTTCGATCTTGTAAAATCCGGCTTGTTAGATTCCATGTCTTTTGTTGATTTGGTGGTGGAAATTGAAAAAAAATTCAATACAGAAATTGATTTCGAATTAGCCTTCCAAAATGCTGATTTTACAACAATATCAGGCCTTATTCAAACTATTGAAAAGCAATTAAAATGA
- a CDS encoding GNAT family N-acetyltransferase: protein MSIKIIDDSNDPLLIQVKHLFQQMYDQLNDQMPEKQLKIPLVDNGAELWLEGVKKMLGRLGRIVVAIKDDKVIAFANGVIYFTPDYLGDLKVGSIANVFVLPQARELGLGLRLVTELEQWFKSKNVHSVNLQVIFENNQASDFWKHCKYLEEIIQFRKIFA from the coding sequence ATGAGCATTAAAATAATAGATGATTCAAATGATCCATTGTTAATCCAGGTTAAACACTTGTTTCAGCAAATGTACGACCAACTAAACGATCAGATGCCTGAAAAGCAATTGAAAATTCCTTTGGTTGATAATGGCGCTGAATTGTGGTTAGAGGGAGTAAAAAAAATGCTTGGGCGACTGGGAAGAATTGTTGTAGCTATTAAAGATGATAAAGTAATTGCTTTTGCAAATGGGGTAATTTATTTTACTCCTGATTATTTAGGTGATTTAAAAGTAGGTTCAATTGCCAATGTTTTTGTTCTTCCACAAGCCAGGGAGCTAGGCTTAGGGCTGCGTTTAGTAACAGAATTAGAACAATGGTTTAAAAGCAAAAACGTACATTCAGTTAATCTTCAGGTTATTTTCGAAAATAACCAAGCATCTGATTTTTGGAAACACTGTAAATACCTGGAGGAAATTATTCAGTTTAGAAAAATATTTGCTTAG